CGCAAGGCGGCCGAGCTGTTCACCAGGGCGGCCGAGCTGTTCGAGGGGCGCGAGCGCGACGACGAGCGGGCGGCCGCCCTCAACAACCTCGGCCTGGCCCGCACCGAGCTGGGGCAGTTCGACGAGGCGGTCACCGCCTTCGACGCCGCCGCCGTCCTGTTCGACACCACCACCGCCGACGGCCGGCGCGGCCTGGTCGCCACCCTGCTCAACCGGGGCCAGGCCCATGCCGCGGTGGGGACCGAGGAGGGCCTGGAAGCGGCGCTGGACGACTACGACCAGGCCCAGGGCGACCTCGACGCCGACGAGGCGCCGTACCACTACGCCCTCGTCCACCACAGCGCCGGATCGGCGTACAGCGCGCTGGCCGCCCGCCGGCCGGCCGAACGCCTCCGCCTCCTGGAGGAGGCGGTACGGGCGTTCGGCGAGTCGCTGACCGTATTCACCCGGACAGGCTTCCCGTACCAGCACGCCCTCGCCAAGTACAACCTCGGCTCGGCCCAGGCGGCCATGGCCGACGTGGCCGCCCAGGAGGTCGGCCGCGGCGGCAAGTCCCGCCTCCAGAACCTGCGGCGGGCACTGGCCAACTTCGAGGACGCCGTCGCCCTGCTGGACACCCGGCTCCACGCCGATGCCTGGAAGCAGGCGTTCTCCCGGCTGTCGCAGATCGAGGAGCAGCTGGGCGAGGAGGTCCCGGGCGCCACCCGCGCCGACCACTTCGCCGCCCTGCTGGCGCTCACCACCGAGGAGGAGCGCCATGCTCTCCTGCGGGAGCGGCTCCTCCGCCTGCTCGCCCTGCCCGAGCCCAGGAACCTCTCCACCCTCACCGAGCTGGCGGTGGCCGCCGTGCGGGTCGGCCGCAACGGCGGGCTCATCATAGAGTCGCAGCTGGCGCTGGTCATGGAGCTGCCCCACGAGAGCCAGGAGGTCTCCCTCCGGGCCGTCTTCGAGGCGCACCAGACGCTGAGCGGCGAGGAGCGTGAGAGCGCCGACCGGGCGCTGGACGCCGCCATCGGCGCCGCCCTGGGCGCGCCGCAGCGGATCTTCGTCCGTGACTACCTCTACTCGCTGGGATGGGAGCGGCCGTGACGAGCGTGGACGGGAACGGATCGGGTGGAGGCGGGACGGCCGAGGCCACCACCGAGGAGGCCACGACGGTGGCGCAGACCTTCATCGAGGCCATCGCCTGGGGCGAGCACCGGCGGGTGTGGGAGCTGCTGGCCCCCGAGGGCCGCAAGGTGGTGCTGCGGGTGGCGGTGAAGAACGGGATGGACGAGGCGCTGGCCGCCCGCCTGCGGGACGGCACCGCCGGGCCCGGGGAGATGGAGGAGTTCCTGGCCGAGCTGCTCACGGGACTGCGGGCCGACCTGGCCGGCAACGACCTCGACTCCCTCGAGTACTCGGCCGACGAGGACGCCTCCCCCGAGCGGGTGCGGATCATGCTCAGGGCCCCCGTTCCGCCGCTGCTCGGCCCCGTCGGCCTGCCCGTGGGCTCCATCGAGGTGGCCCGCCACGACGGCCGGTGGCTGGTCGAGCGCCTCACGCCGCGCCCGGACGTGATCGCGTGATCGCCGTCGCCAGCGGAGCTCGCTCGGCCGGTCGGGCGGTGCTCCGCCGGGCCGCCGGGGCCGGCCCGGTGCCGCCTCGGCGTGGTCCCGCGCGCGGGAACGCCGGAGGCCGGTGATGGGGGCCGATCTCCCGGGCCCGGGCGGGACTCCCGGCGGCGCGGGGAGCGTCGGGCCCGGCCAGGAGGCCGACGAGTACGGCCACGTCGTCCGCCGCTTCCGGATGGGTGTCTCCGGCGCCGCCCTCGCCCTGGCGTGGGCCCGCCAGGAGGAGGCCCCCCACGGTGCCACCGTGGTCGTCGAGCGGGAGGTCAGCCCGCTCGGTCGGCTGGGCCGCCTGTGGGCGACGGCGCCGGAGCAGACCTTGTCGATCGCCGTCGTGTTGCGTCCCCCGCTGTCGGTCGAGGACGCCGACGCCAGCTGGCTGCTGGCCGGCCTCGCCGCCTCCGAGGGCGCCGAGGCGGCGTCCGGTCGGCCCACGGAGACCTGGTGGCCCGACCGCGTCGTGGACAAGGAGACCGGCGACGAGGTCGCCAACATCAAGGTCGAGGTCCAGCTCGGGCCCGGTCGCGTGCGCAGCGCGGTGGCCAGCATCCGCGTCGACCTGGAGAAGCTGGGTCTCGCCGACGTGGGCCGCGGCGCCCTCCTGGAGGGGATCCTCGGCTCCGTCGACCGCCACACCGAGGGGCTGGACGAAGGGTCGGAGGGCGTCGCCGCCGCCTACGAGGGCCGGTGTGCGCTCGTCGGCCGCCGGGTCAAGATCAAGCTGCTGCCCAAGGGCGAGACGCGCGGCGTCGCCCGGGGAGTCGACCGCACCGGCCGGCTCCAGCTGGAGTCGGCCACCGGCATGGTGCAGCGGGTGGCCATCGACACCGTGCGCGAGCTCGAGGCGGTGTAGGCCGCGGCCCAGGCCGCCGCTAGAACCTGGCCCGCCCCCCGGTCTGCCTGGGATCAGCCGCCGTGCTGGCCGCCGCCGGCCTGCTCGCCCGGGTCCTGCTGGCTGTCGGAGTCGGCGATGGCCATGGACTCGTGCTCGGTGTCGGACTCGTTGGGGTTGGTGGACACGTAACCTCCGGCGCTGCCGGCGTCGGTGCCGGAGACGGCCTCGTCCTTGTCAGGCATTCGCTTCCTCCAGAGTGGGAGTTGGGTCGAGAGCCATGTACCCCGGTGGCGCCGGTTCTTACCCGCGCTGCGCACTGTGCGGGGAACATGGAGTCCCGACGGTCATAGGTGCATAATGGCTCCACCCCACCGGGGCGACCGCGCGCTCCGGGGCCGGGACGAGGGTGGGGAGCGCCGAGAGGAGCAGGGTGGCCAAGGCGAAGTCCGAGGCGGGGAACGAGGACCTCCGGGCCCGAAGCCTTCTCCGCCCGGCGATCCTGCTGCTGCTGAAGGAGCGTGAGAGCCACGGCTACGAGCTGGTGAGCCGCCTGGCCGAGCTCGGGTTCGACGTGCCGGACTTCGGCGGGCTGTACCGGGCGCTGCGCTCCATGGAGGACGAGGGCCTGGTGAGCTCGCACTGGGGGACGCCGGCGCGGGGGCCGGCGCGTCGCGTCTACGCCATCACCGCCGAGGGCGAGCAGCAGCTCAAGGAGTCGGCACCGGCCCTGGTGAACCAACGGCGGGCCATCGGCGGGCTGCTCGACCGCTACCGCGGCCTGGTGCACCAGGAGCGCAAGTCGAAGCGCCAGCGCCGGCGCGTCCTGGTGGTCGAGGACGACGACGATATGCGCCACACGTTGTGGGTCCTCCTGGAGCAGCGCGGGTGGGTCGTCGAGGAGGCGCCCGACGGGGAGACGGCCCTCGACCGGTGGTCCAACGCGCCCGACGGCATCGTCCTGCTGGACCAGCGGATGCCGGGGATGTCCGGCCTCGAGGTGGCCCGCCGCATGCGCAAGGGTGGCTACGACGGGCCCATCCTGTTGTACTCGGCCTACCTCCAGCCCGAGCTCGAGGCCAAGGCGGCGGCGCTGGACGTGCAGACCCTCAGCAAGGCCAACTTCACCGAGCTGTTCGACGCCCTCGCCCAGTACGAGGACACCTGGCAGAAGCAGAAGCGCACGGGCAAGGGAGGGTAGCGGGGGTCAGCGGCGGCGCCGCTGCCTGCGGCGGTCGCCCGCCGGCGGGCTGTCGGCGGAGGGGCTCTCGCCCGGCGGCCGGCGGGGCAGCACGACGGTGAACCGGCTCCCACGTCCGAGCTTGCTGGCGGCCAGGAGCTGGCCGCCCTGCGCCTCCAGCACGGCCCGGCTGACGTAGAGGCCGAGGCCCGTCCCCGGGATGCCCTCGGCGCCCGAACCGCGGTGGAACTTCTCGAACACCGTCGCCAGGTCGGCGGCGCTCATCCCCTGGCCACGGTCCTCGACCACCAGCTGCACGGTGTCCGGCGTGGCCGACGCCTCCACCGTGATCGGCGACCCGGGAGGCGAGAACTTCAAGGCGTTGGACACCAGGTTCGCCATGACCTGGTCGAGGCGGTCCGGGTCGACGAACGCCGGTGGGAGGTCGGTCGGCACGTCGACGCTGACCGGGCGCCGCCCCGCGATGTCCGCCTCCAGCTGGATCAGGGCGAAGCGGATGTCCGTCGTCACCGGCCGCACGACGATGGGCCGGCCGGCGCCGAGGCGCGAGTAGTCCAGGAACTGCTGGACGAGCCGGCGCAGCTGGAGCCCCCGCCGGCCCATGCGCTCGTAGAGGTGCCCGCGCTCGCGCGGGCTGAGGTCCTCTCCCGCCTCGAGGGCCCGGATCGAACCCAGGAGCACGGCGAGCGGGGTCTGCATGTCGTGCGACACGGCCGCCATCAGCTCCTCACGGAAGCGGGCAGCCTCCTCACCCGCCTCGAAGCGGGAGACGGCGTCGCGCAGGTCGCTGTTGGCGATCGCCATGGCCACCCGGGCGGCGGCCTGCTCGATGAGGGCCCGCTGGCGGATCCCGCCCGGCTCGGGGCTGTGCACCAGGAGCACGCCGAGGGTGGTGTTGCGGGCGACGAGCGGTACCACCGCCGCCGACCCGACCCCGTCCGGGATCCCGGTGTGGTCGAGGAGGGGCAGGTCGCGCGAG
This genomic stretch from Acidimicrobiales bacterium harbors:
- a CDS encoding helix-turn-helix transcriptional regulator, producing the protein MAKAKSEAGNEDLRARSLLRPAILLLLKERESHGYELVSRLAELGFDVPDFGGLYRALRSMEDEGLVSSHWGTPARGPARRVYAITAEGEQQLKESAPALVNQRRAIGGLLDRYRGLVHQERKSKRQRRRVLVVEDDDDMRHTLWVLLEQRGWVVEEAPDGETALDRWSNAPDGIVLLDQRMPGMSGLEVARRMRKGGYDGPILLYSAYLQPELEAKAAALDVQTLSKANFTELFDALAQYEDTWQKQKRTGKGG
- a CDS encoding ATP-binding protein; translation: MAQPPAPDPGPVDDQLARANDALAQVRRELEDEWRSRLEVQGLFDLVLGAIPDAMALVDARGHISHANPAMAALTGRDAAELLGVPAEDVFGGRGPRTPWELFASASHERVTFETTVHGAARSVPVSVRCSLLRATGGRIVGAAYVARDLSETRQLVTRLEQAEARWRLLAQLGDLLGRQLDPRESLAETSRWLSRSTGAGVAMVLAPAMTVERVVAWPDEGPVAERLEAMVGSPLEPGSALYTAVHGSQTVHAPTLSRDLPLLDHTGIPDGVGSAAVVPLVARNTTLGVLLVHSPEPGGIRQRALIEQAAARVAMAIANSDLRDAVSRFEAGEEAARFREELMAAVSHDMQTPLAVLLGSIRALEAGEDLSPRERGHLYERMGRRGLQLRRLVQQFLDYSRLGAGRPIVVRPVTTDIRFALIQLEADIAGRRPVSVDVPTDLPPAFVDPDRLDQVMANLVSNALKFSPPGSPITVEASATPDTVQLVVEDRGQGMSAADLATVFEKFHRGSGAEGIPGTGLGLYVSRAVLEAQGGQLLAASKLGRGSRFTVVLPRRPPGESPSADSPPAGDRRRQRRRR